Part of the Oncorhynchus mykiss isolate Arlee chromosome 12, USDA_OmykA_1.1, whole genome shotgun sequence genome, ATTGAATGCTCTGGTAGTGAAAGCACACTCAGACAGTGCTCACACACTACAAAACATAACTGCAAACATGATGAAGATGCTGGTGTTGTCTGCCTCTCAGGTAGGAGGTGGTTTTATCGTGCTATTGACATCTTGTGACATGAGTGATGCACAAACAATTTGAGATCCTCGCAAAAGAAAAAACATTAACATAAAAAAAGAAATTAACAATGGGGTAGAATCACAACAAAATTAATTTTGAATACCATTGCTAGTGAATTTAAATGTGTTGAGTCAGTTATATgcaatgttcatagatgaccagcagggtcaaaaattaataataatcaccgtggttgtagagggtgcaacaggtcagcacctcaggagtaaatgtcagttggcttttcatagccgatcattcagagttagagacagcaggtgcggtagagagagagaatcgaaaacagcaggtccgggacaaggtagcacgtctgctgaacaggtcagggttccagagccgcaagcagaacagttgaaactggagcagcagcatgaccaggtggactgggaacagcaagtGACCATCTAAAAGCCCCAAATAAATCTGAGATCTGCCACAGAGGTTGCCTGCGGTGACGGAGTTGACATCATCTGctctgtcacaacacaacacttGGGTGGAGCATTCAAATTTCAGAAGACTTTAGGCTCGTTCAGAATGGACAAAACCACAAGTAGCAACTCTGTTATCTTCAACATTCCTAAAGAGGTCTTTAGCCATGAGGGGTCATACCGATGTCAGTATGAGACAAGGGTATTCAGTCGAGACTTCAGCTCCCCTCAAAGTGACTCTTTTGAATTATCTGTTATAGGTGAGCAGCTAAACATTAATGGGTGAACACTGGGTTCCGAGATTATATGTTCTTCAATGCAAGAGTTTGGATatctcttcataatgtattcTAACATAGTGTTCTCTTGTCGAGAAAGTTTACTGTTATGCTGCAGTTAAGTGCACACGTTAACAACATGCTCTTGTCTTTTGCTAGTTGTCTTGTTACAGCCCAACATCTCTCTCAATGCTCCAAATGGAGGGATGTTCTGGGGACTTCAGGGGCCAGAGGTGACCAGCGGCCACAGTTTCTCCATCACATGCTCCATTCAGCCACAGTATCCTGGAGGCCTCTTCTATCTGGACTTCTCTGGGTCCAACAGGACTGAAACTAAGCCAGCAGTCAACCACTCTGCCTCCTTTCACTTTCCTGTTGCAGAGTATACAGACCAGGGGAACTACAGTTGTGTTTATGAAGTTAATGTCTCCACCCTGTCATTCCATTCTACCAAGACAGAGTTGCTGACAGTCGGCATTCgaggtaaaatacattttatttttatgttttcaaGTGCATTACCATGAAGGCCATCAATGTTCAACCTTAATATGTGATAACAATACAACAGAACGTATTAACCGGAATGACAACAATTATTATCAAGCCACACCTCCTTGACCCACTGGGTGCTGGATGGTTTATGCTGGGTTATtgagttatcctttttagataaaactatactaaatatagtCACCAAATAATTGCTTAAAACAAATAATTgcttaaaacacactatttttcAAATtcctacagtagcctcaacagcactctataGGGTAGCACAATGGTGTAGCTTGAGGACAActagctagcttccgtcctcctctgggcacattggcttcaatacaaaacctaggacgctcatggttctcacccccttccatagacttacacagtaattatgacaaattCTGGAGGCTGCAGGATGTCCTATCAGAGcttttgcagcatgaactgacatgttgtccacccaatcaaaggatcaaatAATTAATCTAGTATTGAAAGCGTACGCTACAGctagcagtgcagtgcagtgaataaaatgtggtgagttgtTGACTCAACCAGAGAGAacgacaatagttgaacagttttgaacaaattaatttagtCCCGAATcaaggagaaatagagagagagatttcgtaatttcagtttcacttacttagctagcagatattgcctactgaaacaccctgctcaaacagagggatgctatgttagctagctggctctgACTTTCCAAAATAACACTGGaattcttccaagtcaaggtaagcttttggtattaCTAATATATTGCCACCGGGTCCTTCTcgcatctctcctcttcccttcgcttgtggacttcaatgcacaacacatcagttgtatgtgaccaggctaaaaaacctgtctgtccatgtgtcactgtctgtcacctaaaatttgtctctcaacctgtgtgcagctacattgtaaactttcctTCATAGGCtcggttgtagcaacctcatgatgggtatagggaaaatttgagtatcatgtagtagccttaacctatcgctgttacattgaactgggtgaatggactatgaatgagtcatccaatatgctgtattGGAAATATGGCCATGCTCATGAAATCAagtcctcctccctcatcttaaacggcactaaCCGCCACTGGTACATAACATAATACACATCCCAACATTTTTTTCTCAATGTTGGGATATGTAAATTATAATGTTGTGAATTTTATATTAGAATATGTAATGtgcaaaaatataaaacatttgtgATGTACAAACTTAAAATGAtaaacaggaatgacatttactctcatgggtggccaaaaataactatatGAAAGCCAAGCCCATAATAGTTCACACCTCCTGAAAATAAATAACCTATGGATTACGTTAAAAAAGACATAGCTGTTCGGTCATCACAAATTATGGTTAAGTTAACCCATGCTAGTGTTGTCTGTTCAGGTAAGGAATTCACCTTGTTCTGCCATTCTCTCCTGCCTGACACATTTCCATTTCTTTAGTTGATATCATGTAATGGGTGAtgagataaaaaaaaactgtCCAGTTCCATGACCTGAATGTCCATGGCCTTCATTTGTGTCTCCCTCCCCCAAACCTGCAAGGTGCCCAGGTCAGGCTGGTCAATGGGAATGGTCGctgctctgggagagtggagATCTATCACAACAGCCAGTGGGGAACAGTGTGTGATGACAACTGGGATATGAATGATGCTAAGGTGGTCTGTAAACAGCTGGGGTGTGGGAGTGCTATGAGTTCCCCAGGGTCTGTCCGCTTTGGTCAGGGTACTGGGCAGATCTGGATGGATAATATTGAATGCTCTGATAGTGAAAGCACACTCAGACAGTGctcacacactacaacacataacTGCAATCATGGTGAAGATGCTGGTGTTGTCTGCCTCTCAGGTAGGAGGTGGTTTTATCGTGCTATTGACATCTTGTGACGAGTGATGCACAAACAATTTGAGATCCTCGCAAAAGAAAAAACATTAATATAAAAAAAGAAATGAACAATTGggtagaaacacaacaaaatTAATTTTGAATACCATTGCTAGTGAATTTAAATGTGTTGAGTCAGTTATACgcaatgttcatagatgaccagcagggtcaaataataataataatcactgtggttgtagaaggtgcaacaggtcagcacctcaggagtaaatgtcagttggctttttatagccgatcattcagagttagagacagcaggtgcggtagagagagagaatcgaaaacagcaggtccgggacaaggtagcacgtctgctgaacaggtcagggttccagagccgcaagcagaacagttgaaactggagcagcagcatgaccaggtggactgggaacagcaagtGACCATCTAAAAGCCCCAAATAAATCTGAGATCTGCCACAGAGGTTGCCTGCGGTGACGGAGTTGACATCATCTGCTCCGTCACAACACAACACTTGGGTGGAGCATTCAAATTAAAGAAGACTTTAGGCTCGTACAGAATGGACAAAACCACAAGTAGCAACTCTGTCATCTTCAACATTCCTAAAGAGGTCTTTAgccatttctctatggctggccatactttccacctggctacccctaccccggtcaactgcccggcaccctccacagcaatcCGCCCAAGcacccaccatttctccttcacctaTATCcatatagctgatgttctgaaagagctgcaaaatctggacccctacaaatcagccgggctagacaatctggaccctctctttcttaaattatctgccaaaattgttgcaacccctattactagcctgttcaacctttcgtatcgtctgaaatttccaaatattggaaagctgccacggtcattcccctctttaaagggggagacactctagacccaaactgctacagacctatatctatcccaccctgcatctctaaggtcttcgaaagccaagttaacaaacagattactgaccattttgaatcacattgtaccttctccgctatgcaatcaggtttccgagctggtcatgggtgcacctcagccatgctcaaggtccttaacgatatcataaccgccatcgataagagacattactgtgcagctgtattcatcgacctggccaaggctttcgactctgtcaatcaccacattcttattggcagactcaacagccttggtttctcaaatgattgcctcgcctggttcaccaactacttctctgatagagttcagtgtgtcaaatcggagggcctgttgtccggacctctggcagtctctatgggggtgccacagcgtTCAATTCTTGgcccgactctcttctctgtatacatcaatgatgtcgctcttgttgctggtgattctctaatccacctctacgcagacgacaccattctgtatacttctggcccttctttggacactgtgttaactaacctccagacgagcttcaatgccatacaactccttccgtggcctccaactgctcttaaacgcaaataaaactaaatgcatgctattcaaccgatcattgcccgcacctgcccgcccatccagcatcactactctggacggctctgactacgtggataactacaaatacctaggtgtctggctagactgtaaactctccttccagagtcACATTAagaatctccaatccaaaattaaatatagaatcggcttcctatttcacaacaaaccttccttcactcatgctgcctaacatacccttgtaaaactgaccatcctaccgatccttgacttcggcgatgtcatctataaagtagcctccaacactctactcagcaaactggatgtagtctatcacagtgccatccgttttgtcacccatattctacccaccactgcgacctgtacgctctcgttggctggccctcgcttcatactcgtcgccaaacccactggctacaggttatctacaagtctctgataggtaaagccccaccctatctcagctcgctggtcaccatagcagcaccaactcgtagcacacactccagcaggtatatctcactggtcatccccaaagccaattcctcctttggtcacctttccttccatttctctgctgccactgactggaacgaactgcaaaaatcactgaagctggagattcccatctccctcacaaGCTttaagctgtcagagcagctcacagatcactgcacctgttgatagcccatctgtatacagcccatctatctacctcattcccatactgtatttctttatttttatttagctccttttgcaccacggcatctctacttgcacatctaccattgcagtgtttaattgccatattgtaattacttcgccaccatggcctatttattgccttaactcccttatttgaccttatttgcactcactgtatatagactttgttttatttttttttctactgtattattgactgtatgttttgtttattccatgtgtaactctgtgttgttgtatgtgtcgaactgctatgctttatcttggccaggtcgcagttgcaaatgagaacttgttctcaactagcttaccgggttaaataaaggttaaataaaaaataaaataagcgGTCATACCAATTTCAGTATGAGACGAGGGTATCCAGTCGAGACTTCAGCTCCCCTCAAAGTGACTCTGTTGAATTATCTGTTATAGGTGAGCAACTAAACATTAATGGGTGAACACCATCAGCAAGAGGAACACTGGGTTCCGAGATTATACGTTCTTTAATGCAAGAGTTTGGATatctcttcataatgtattcTAACATAGTGTTCTCTTGTCAAGAAAGTTTACTGTTATGCTGCAGTTAAGTGCACACGTTAACAACCTGCTCTTGTATTTTGCTAGTTGTCTTGTTACAGCCCAACATCTCTCTCAATGCTCCAAATGGAGGGATGTTCTGGGGACTTCAGGGGCCAGAGGTGACCAGGGGCCACAGCTTCTCCATCATCTGCTCCATTCAGCCACAGTATCCTGGAGGCCTCTTCTGCCTGGAATTCTCTGGGTCCAACAGGACTGAAACTAAGCCAGCAGTCAACCACTCTGCCTCCTTTCACTTTCCTGTTGCAGACTATACAGACCAGGGGAACTACAGTTGTGTTTATGAAGTTAATGTCTCCACCCTGTCATTCCATTCTACCAAGACAGAGTTGCTGACAGTCAGCATTCgaggtaaaatacattttatttttatgttttcaaGTGCATTACCATGAAGGCCATATGTAAGGATTGTGAGTAGacaaaaatgttttacattgcAGAAGAATTTGATAGCTATACGAATTATAAAATGTGGTCGTCTGAAAGATGTTGAATATGGTGTTTCTCTCCATAGCATCCATAGTCCCCATTATTGCCTCTGGTGCAATAGGTGGGCtactgctcctcctcctgctgctcatTCCTTGTCTAGTCTGGAGGAAGATAAGCAGCAGAGAGCAGTCGATTATGATAAACCTGAGAGAAAGTAAGATCTAGCTGCTCTAAACAGGATTCAGGTTCGGGCTGCAAAATACCCAGGTTTTCAAGAACACTCAGTTGGAAGATTCCTGAAAATCAGGAAGGATTCATCAGGAAATatggaatcctccaaccaggatatCATGAAAACCTGGACATTTTGATTACTGGAATTGTTCAACCCTAATTTTGTTATGGTTTTGTACTGTTTATGATATCTATTCCTGCGTATATTCACTGACGTTATTTATATGAATTAAACTGATCAATCCCAACACTGTGGTTGCAGCGATGGAGGGAAATGATGAAGAGGACTATGTCAACGTAGAAACCTTTGTCAACAAGAGAAAAAATGAAGACCTGAAAAAAGGATGCGATGCAGAAATGTATATGAAAAAGGAGTTGCTTACCAGTAAAAATAATGAGTAAGTTATgcgttgtctctaccttcttgccctttgtgctgttgtccgTGCCCAATCCTGTTTGTACCctattttgtgctgctaccatattgttctgctgccatgttgtgttgctcccatgttgttgtcatgttgtgttgctaccatgctgtgttgacatgtgttgctgccatgctatgttgttgtcttaggtctctctttatgtagtgttgtgttgtctctcttgtcgtgatgtgtgtcagcgagggaggaaaattatgaaGAGGACTATGTCAACGCAGAAACCTTTGTCAACAAGAGCAAAGATGAAGACATGAAAGAAGGATGCCATGCAggaatgtacagtggggagaacaagtatttgatacactgccgattttgcaggttttcctacttacaaagcatataGAGGTCTGTAATATTAATCATagtcacttcaactatgagagatggaatctaaaacaaaatccagaaaatcacattgtatgatttttaagtaattaatttgcacttCTTGatgctacccatcccttaagcgggataattgtcatcggCAACCGCTGAATAACATAGCTCCTCAGTCAAatattatgctttacagcgaaagcaatccaagcgtttgtgtaagtttatcgatcacatgacaaacattaagtacacttagcatcaggtagcttggtcacgaaaatcagaaaagcaatcaaattaatcgtttacctttgatgatcttcggatgtgttcactcacgagactctcagttacacaacaaatgttcc contains:
- the LOC110538943 gene encoding uncharacterized protein LOC110538943; the protein is MKTQIWNIFCLTMVYLWNGPLPAGAQVRLVNGNGRCSGRVEIYHNSQWGTVCDDNWDMNDAKVVCKQLDCGSAVSSLGSAYFGQGSGQIWMDNIECSGSESTLRQCSHTTTHDCNHGEDAGVVCSGSQVRLVNGNGRCSGRVEIYHNSQWGTVCDDNWDMNDAKVVCKQLDCGSAMSSPGSARFGQGTGQIWMDDIECSGSESTLRQCSHTTKHNCKHDEDAGVVCLSVVLLQPNISLNAPNGGMFWGLQGPEVTSGHSFSITCSIQPQYPGGLFYLDFSGSNRTETKPAVNHSASFHFPVAEYTDQGNYSCVYEVNVSTLSFHSTKTELLTVGIRVVLLQPNISLNAPNGGMFWGLQGPEVTRGHSFSIICSIQPQYPGGLFCLEFSGSNRTETKPAVNHSASFHFPVADYTDQGNYSCVYEVNVSTLSFHSTKTELLTVSIRASIVPIIASGAIGGLLLLLLLLIPCLVWRKISSREQSIMINLRETMEGNDEEDYVNVETFVNKRKNEDLKKGCDAEMYMKKELLTSKNNENAPGAMNKFGNNQGEGPEASEEDEADYENADIFTERDFAEDIYDEDSESLDLEQLTSCKSGRENDYEEDDNIYTNYE